TGGAATCGCATAAGCTTCCTTCGATCAGATGCGCTTCATCAATCTCGCAATGCTTTTATCCGACTCACGCAGCACAATGCCACGATCAATCGTCTGAATCTTGCGATTTTTGAGTACAATGCTGCCATCGATAATAACGGTGTCCACACAGCTACGTGTTGCCGAATAGACCACGCGAGAATAGACATCTGTCTCATAGGAAGGGTACGTGTGGAAATCATCCAGATCCAGCAGTAGCATATCTGCCTTTTTTCCCACTTCGAGGCTGCCAATTTCCTTCGACAAGCCCAGCACCTCTGCACCGCCCATGGTAGCCATGCGTAATACGGTCCGGGCATCCATCACCGTTGGGCCATGAGGAATCTTCTGCATCAGCGCTGTGAGGCGCATCTCCTGAAACATATCCAGATTGTTGTTGCACGCGGCGCCATCTGCCCCGATCCCAACAGCAATTTGTCGATTCAGCAGATCTGGAATATCCGCTACCCCGGAGGAAAGTTTCATATTTGATCCAGGACAGTGAGTGACTTTGACACCGCGCTTGCGGATGATCTCCTTCTCTTCCTCACTCAGCCATACACAGTGAGCCAGCACCAATCTTGGGGTAGCCAGACCGATATGATCAAGGTATACGATGTTACGCATCCCGCGTTCGTGTTCTACCAATTCGATCTCTCCGCGATTCTCGGAGGCATGGGTGTGGACTTTGACATGATATTTATTCGACAGATCACGTACCTCTACCAGCAATTCTTCGGTACACGATACAACGAAGCGTGGACAGAAAGCATATTGAATGCGACCTCCGCCAAACCCGTTCCATTTCTCCAGCAGATCCACACTCTGTTGCAGCGAAGTTGCTGTATCCTCACGCAGGGGTTCCGGAACCTCGTCTCCATGATCCATCATTACCTTGCCGGAGATGACCCGGATGCCACTCTGTGCCATCGCCTGAAACGCCGAGTCCGTGTGATGTACCGTCTCCATATCCAGAATGGTTGTGGTTCCGCTGGAGATCAATTCGCCAAGTCCAAGCATCGCAGAGTAATACACGGACTCCTCATCATGTGCTGCT
This Paenibacillus xylanexedens DNA region includes the following protein-coding sequences:
- a CDS encoding 5'-deoxyadenosine deaminase, whose translation is MGTILLKGAQLVTMNAEEEVFIGDLLIEDNKIKEIAAHIDMQADQVIDARGKVLLPGFIQTHIHLCQTLFRGRADDLELMDWLRQRIWPLEAAHDEESVYYSAMLGLGELISSGTTTILDMETVHHTDSAFQAMAQSGIRVISGKVMMDHGDEVPEPLREDTATSLQQSVDLLEKWNGFGGGRIQYAFCPRFVVSCTEELLVEVRDLSNKYHVKVHTHASENRGEIELVEHERGMRNIVYLDHIGLATPRLVLAHCVWLSEEEKEIIRKRGVKVTHCPGSNMKLSSGVADIPDLLNRQIAVGIGADGAACNNNLDMFQEMRLTALMQKIPHGPTVMDARTVLRMATMGGAEVLGLSKEIGSLEVGKKADMLLLDLDDFHTYPSYETDVYSRVVYSATRSCVDTVIIDGSIVLKNRKIQTIDRGIVLRESDKSIARLMKRI